One window of the Methanomassiliicoccaceae archaeon DOK genome contains the following:
- a CDS encoding V-type ATP synthase subunit I, with the protein MGTKTHIDEAIEAIYDAKAIHLIDHTVGADEGFTLGTPRPYSSKASERLLKVRAMTKGLGITPKTKSNPVPEDEIKSQISSDSVELVEKEVNSIFDKRNDLNQRITELNAKKKNLELLSAIPVDMEMYSGYRTIFSVVGTVVDDPSASLQGIDCEVFTSFQKKGDNVVAVFAKVADRDKVSSALAEHGFSEIQVPEGMTGSAANALAVVDREISAAQTELESADKEIELLFVKHKDFLEASEEELSIQVEKGEIPVRIATSEYTFVIDAWVPEKKAESVKEMIESKVEGTYVEIQETRSRSLEGSEEIEARFREPPTKMNNGKIAKEFEYPTKLVAVPKYQEIDPSVLIAIFFPLFFGFMVGDVGYAIPFIILGAYGLKVTHNKDWRAIATVFFFGGIWAFIFGFLFFGEFLGMHFVGMPEEGAVTHTWQQMFEVYFGISGAGLEEFFGGILPAGHGVGKIDAEWIGFLMKLTVYIGIVHLLLGYICSIYNKTIQHGFKHAFLEKGGWLFAFLGIVIMCYGLANYLIYGIPTGAAISTIEMACLIVGVVLIVVGTVLNRHEGAQAILELPGIVGNVLSYARLAAIGMSKAGMALAFNYIAIDMFYGSVGGIGGVILAIVMMAFGHLMIWVLAIISAGLHGLRLQYVEFMAKFFEGGGVEFEPLKIKRKKTISNAKNATSEV; encoded by the coding sequence GTGGGTACCAAAACTCACATCGATGAGGCCATCGAGGCAATCTACGATGCGAAGGCTATCCACCTGATCGATCATACCGTCGGCGCGGATGAAGGTTTTACCCTGGGGACTCCCCGTCCGTACTCATCCAAAGCATCCGAGAGGCTGCTGAAGGTGCGTGCGATGACAAAAGGATTGGGAATCACGCCTAAAACGAAATCCAATCCCGTCCCCGAGGATGAAATCAAGAGCCAGATATCATCTGACAGCGTCGAGCTTGTCGAGAAGGAGGTCAACTCCATCTTCGACAAGAGGAATGATCTCAATCAGAGAATCACCGAGTTAAACGCTAAGAAGAAGAATCTTGAGCTTCTATCCGCAATTCCGGTCGACATGGAGATGTACTCCGGTTACAGGACCATCTTCTCCGTCGTCGGAACCGTTGTTGACGACCCGTCGGCTTCCCTCCAGGGAATCGACTGCGAAGTCTTCACCTCCTTCCAGAAGAAGGGGGACAACGTCGTCGCTGTGTTCGCCAAAGTCGCTGACAGGGACAAGGTCTCTTCGGCGCTCGCCGAGCACGGTTTCTCCGAGATCCAGGTGCCTGAGGGCATGACGGGATCCGCAGCCAACGCCCTTGCGGTTGTTGACCGTGAGATCTCCGCCGCTCAGACGGAACTCGAGAGCGCGGACAAAGAAATCGAGCTTCTTTTTGTCAAACACAAGGACTTCCTTGAGGCATCCGAGGAAGAGCTTTCCATCCAGGTCGAGAAGGGAGAGATCCCTGTAAGGATCGCGACCAGCGAGTACACCTTCGTGATCGACGCGTGGGTACCCGAGAAGAAGGCGGAATCGGTCAAAGAAATGATCGAGTCCAAGGTCGAGGGAACCTATGTGGAGATCCAGGAGACACGCAGCAGGTCGCTGGAGGGCTCCGAGGAGATCGAGGCAAGGTTCAGAGAGCCTCCGACAAAGATGAACAACGGAAAGATTGCGAAGGAATTCGAGTACCCCACCAAGCTCGTGGCGGTTCCCAAGTATCAGGAGATTGACCCTTCCGTCCTGATCGCGATTTTCTTCCCTCTCTTCTTCGGATTCATGGTCGGAGACGTGGGATACGCTATCCCGTTCATCATCCTGGGTGCGTACGGACTCAAAGTCACGCACAACAAGGACTGGCGTGCTATCGCCACCGTGTTCTTCTTCGGAGGAATCTGGGCATTCATATTCGGATTCCTGTTCTTCGGAGAGTTCCTGGGTATGCACTTCGTGGGCATGCCCGAAGAGGGAGCGGTCACGCACACATGGCAACAGATGTTCGAGGTCTACTTCGGAATCTCCGGAGCCGGTCTCGAGGAGTTCTTCGGCGGAATCCTGCCTGCAGGACACGGTGTCGGTAAGATCGACGCCGAGTGGATCGGCTTCCTCATGAAGCTGACCGTCTACATCGGTATCGTCCACCTGCTTCTGGGATACATCTGTTCTATCTACAACAAGACAATCCAGCACGGTTTCAAGCACGCGTTCCTGGAGAAGGGCGGATGGCTGTTCGCCTTCCTGGGAATCGTCATCATGTGTTACGGATTGGCCAACTATCTGATCTACGGAATACCCACCGGTGCGGCCATCAGCACTATCGAGATGGCCTGTCTCATCGTGGGTGTGGTCCTGATCGTAGTCGGAACCGTCCTGAACCGTCACGAGGGGGCGCAGGCCATCCTGGAGCTTCCCGGAATTGTCGGAAACGTACTTTCGTATGCCCGTCTGGCAGCTATCGGAATGTCCAAGGCCGGTATGGCTCTGGCGTTCAACTACATCGCCATCGACATGTTCTACGGATCTGTCGGCGGCATCGGAGGAGTCATCCTCGCTATTGTCATGATGGCTTTCGGGCATCTGATGATATGGGTACTTGCCATCATCTCCGCGGGTCTGCACGGACTCAGGTTGCAGTATGTGGAGTTCATGGCCAAGTTCTTCGAGGGAGGCGG
- a CDS encoding transposase: MEEMEGGSAEKGHVTVVYPAYPNGAQERELLRTLDVVRDLYNHLLAECITDVMEGGRFPTPREMNKGITVMRGQDEELRSVAVFTLRDAPLRVHAAMTRFAKLSARSGELRLPRFKSESRYRSLAIDPRGVRFDGRRMLHRPKGGKVVTARIVRRRSGRWYVHITFEADKRYRSEIDLSEPAQPEAFDLGLCDIITDSKGEKIEAPDFYAECENEIARLQRQIESMEDGPKRRKKQRRLSALHERIRRRRDGYLDGVANRMVSGHSAVILEDLRLRRMMERDDCPAPRRKLFTEAALGILVRKVEAKAERACIPLVKVDPAYTTRTCSCCGLVGEKMPLTRRVFSCPRCGLEMDRDHNAALNILGSGMGTLRGSAEPSG; the protein is encoded by the coding sequence ATGGAAGAAATGGAGGGGGGATCCGCAGAGAAGGGGCACGTCACAGTAGTGTACCCTGCATACCCGAACGGCGCTCAGGAGCGCGAGCTCCTGAGGACGCTCGACGTCGTCCGCGACCTTTACAACCATCTCCTCGCGGAATGCATCACCGACGTCATGGAGGGGGGCAGGTTCCCGACCCCGAGGGAGATGAACAAGGGGATCACCGTTATGAGGGGCCAGGATGAAGAACTGAGGTCGGTGGCCGTGTTCACCCTCAGGGACGCGCCCCTGAGAGTGCATGCGGCCATGACGAGGTTCGCGAAGCTGTCTGCGAGGTCGGGGGAGCTGCGGCTCCCCCGCTTCAAGTCCGAGTCCAGATACCGTTCCCTGGCCATCGATCCGAGGGGCGTTAGGTTCGACGGGAGGCGCATGCTCCACCGGCCGAAGGGTGGAAAGGTCGTGACTGCCAGGATCGTCCGCAGGAGGAGCGGCAGGTGGTATGTGCACATCACCTTCGAGGCCGACAAAAGATACCGCAGCGAGATCGACCTGTCAGAACCCGCGCAGCCCGAGGCCTTCGACCTCGGTCTCTGCGACATCATCACCGATTCCAAAGGGGAGAAGATCGAGGCCCCCGACTTCTACGCCGAGTGCGAGAACGAGATCGCCAGGCTCCAGAGGCAGATCGAGTCGATGGAGGACGGACCGAAGCGCAGGAAGAAGCAGAGACGCCTCTCCGCACTGCACGAGAGGATCCGTCGCAGACGCGACGGATACCTCGATGGGGTCGCCAACCGCATGGTGTCCGGCCACTCGGCCGTGATCCTGGAGGACCTCAGGCTTAGGAGGATGATGGAGCGGGACGACTGTCCCGCTCCGAGAAGGAAACTGTTCACGGAGGCCGCTCTGGGAATCCTTGTGAGGAAGGTGGAGGCGAAGGCTGAAAGAGCTTGCATCCCCCTGGTCAAGGTCGACCCGGCGTACACCACACGCACATGCTCGTGCTGCGGGCTAGTGGGTGAGAAAATGCCTCTGACTCGGAGGGTGTTCTCGTGCCCGCGTTGCGGGCTCGAGATGGACCGCGACCATAACGCGGCGCTGAACATCCTGGGTTCCGGCATGGGAACCCTGCGGGGATCCGCAGAACCGTCCGGGTGA
- a CDS encoding cytidine deaminase has translation MERPSTDEYFMEMARLVSTRSTCLRRRVGAVIVKDKRVLSTGYNGSPRGTRHCEELGCIREQMHVPSGTRHELCRGVHAEQNAVTQAAYFGVSVNGATIYTTTFPCSMCAKILINAGIKEIVYDEGYVDDLSKSLLDETEIVVREFHPEKEF, from the coding sequence ATGGAAAGACCCAGCACTGACGAGTACTTCATGGAGATGGCACGTCTAGTCTCGACGAGATCCACATGTCTCAGGAGGAGGGTCGGAGCCGTCATCGTCAAGGACAAGAGGGTCCTGTCCACCGGGTACAACGGGTCCCCCCGCGGAACCAGGCACTGCGAGGAGCTCGGATGCATAAGGGAGCAGATGCATGTGCCATCCGGAACCAGGCACGAGCTGTGCAGGGGTGTCCATGCGGAGCAGAACGCGGTGACCCAGGCAGCCTACTTCGGGGTAAGCGTCAACGGTGCCACGATCTACACGACGACGTTCCCGTGCTCGATGTGCGCCAAGATCCTGATCAATGCCGGGATAAAGGAGATCGTGTACGACGAGGGCTATGTGGATGACCTTTCCAAGAGCCTTCTCGACGAAACCGAGATAGTCGTCCGCGAATTCCATCCAGAAAAGGAGTTCTGA
- a CDS encoding S26 family signal peptidase: MNKADRNLLISIGVIVIVFVGGYASLVVYTGMTSPFSIVMSQSMQHDPDQSTIGSIDTGDIVIVREPDKVDIQSYVEGTQNGYSTFGDYGSVIIYNRGDNQNPVIHRAIVWLEYNEESDTWSAPSLENYDGRWYSIYYDENGQPVRNETDFNNIRGTLYFEDITVSQKDVSIDLDTLEKSSGFLTMGDNSETNPNFDQPNIVDHTISYEDIRSVPVMEIPWLGTLKILVNGGNNLEYVPNSLPSFVMFFLTIFGLLILVDAFSMFRNERSIRERLDKIGQWKR; the protein is encoded by the coding sequence GTGAACAAGGCCGACAGGAACCTCCTGATCTCCATCGGGGTCATCGTGATAGTTTTCGTAGGAGGTTACGCCAGCCTGGTCGTCTACACAGGCATGACATCCCCGTTCAGCATAGTCATGTCCCAGAGCATGCAGCACGATCCGGATCAGTCCACCATCGGCAGCATAGACACCGGGGACATCGTCATAGTCAGGGAACCCGACAAGGTGGATATCCAGAGCTATGTCGAGGGCACCCAAAACGGGTACAGCACATTCGGTGACTACGGGTCCGTCATCATCTACAACAGGGGTGACAACCAGAACCCGGTCATTCACCGCGCGATCGTGTGGCTGGAATACAACGAGGAGAGCGACACATGGAGCGCTCCGAGTCTCGAGAACTACGACGGCAGATGGTACTCGATATACTACGACGAGAACGGCCAACCCGTGAGGAACGAGACGGATTTCAACAACATCCGCGGGACCCTCTACTTCGAGGACATAACGGTATCCCAGAAGGACGTGAGCATAGACCTGGACACTCTCGAGAAGAGCAGCGGGTTCCTGACGATGGGTGACAACAGCGAGACCAATCCCAACTTCGATCAGCCGAACATCGTGGATCATACGATCTCGTATGAAGACATCAGGTCCGTCCCGGTGATGGAGATACCCTGGCTCGGAACGCTGAAAATCCTGGTTAATGGCGGGAACAACCTCGAGTACGTCCCGAACAGCCTGCCCTCGTTCGTGATGTTCTTCCTCACGATATTCGGTCTCCTGATACTGGTGGACGCATTCAGCATGTTCAGGAACGAGAGGAGCATCAGGGAAAGACTGGACAAGATCGGCCAGTGGAAAAGATGA
- a CDS encoding ORC1-type DNA replication protein yields the protein MTENNIFTQYMQKRNVIVKNKKILQSSYTPENLPHRMDKIKEIVEIIAPALNKDKPSNILIFGKTGTGKTAVMNFVGKELKKADEVQQNCCFIYVNCEVVDTTYGILYNISNQIITDPSKRIPFTGWSLDKILAELTDYIDKQDKVFIIVLDEIDRSFQKNGDDIFYYMTTINEVLQNSKVSIVGITNNANFTELLGQRVKSRLGEEKIIFPPYNVEQLQDILYDRAKNAFDEGVLDDDVIPYCAALSAQEMGDARRALDLLRMAADFAERNGDTKVTGAHVRYAKNKIELDAVSEVVKTLTIQSKIVLMSIIRNTDEGMTTMTTGDVYATYKFISEAIGQSVLTQRRIAGLISELDMLGIIHARVKSFGRAGRTKEIELSTPKEIISMIKNDEIFKGFEAVKPKKQTTLM from the coding sequence ATGACGGAGAACAATATCTTCACACAGTACATGCAAAAAAGGAATGTCATAGTGAAGAACAAGAAGATTCTTCAGTCGTCCTACACTCCAGAGAACCTTCCCCACAGGATGGACAAGATCAAGGAGATAGTCGAAATCATAGCGCCTGCCCTGAACAAGGACAAGCCATCCAACATCCTGATCTTCGGGAAGACCGGAACAGGGAAGACCGCGGTCATGAACTTCGTCGGGAAGGAACTGAAGAAAGCCGATGAAGTGCAGCAGAACTGCTGTTTCATCTATGTGAACTGTGAAGTCGTCGACACGACGTACGGGATACTGTACAACATCTCCAATCAAATTATCACGGATCCGAGCAAGAGAATACCCTTCACCGGATGGAGTCTTGACAAGATCCTCGCCGAACTCACGGACTACATCGACAAGCAGGACAAAGTGTTCATAATCGTTCTCGATGAGATCGACAGATCCTTCCAGAAAAACGGGGATGACATATTCTATTACATGACGACAATCAACGAGGTCCTTCAGAACTCGAAGGTCTCCATTGTCGGTATAACAAACAATGCAAACTTCACAGAACTTCTGGGACAGAGAGTGAAGAGCAGACTCGGTGAGGAAAAAATCATATTCCCTCCATACAACGTCGAACAACTGCAGGACATTCTGTATGACAGGGCTAAAAACGCCTTTGACGAAGGTGTCCTCGATGATGATGTGATCCCATACTGCGCCGCACTGTCCGCCCAGGAGATGGGCGATGCGAGAAGGGCTCTGGATCTTCTGAGAATGGCTGCCGATTTTGCAGAGAGGAACGGTGACACAAAGGTCACCGGAGCCCATGTGCGTTATGCCAAGAACAAGATCGAGCTCGATGCCGTCTCCGAAGTCGTGAAGACTCTCACGATTCAGTCCAAGATCGTTCTGATGAGCATAATCAGGAACACGGACGAGGGTATGACCACCATGACGACCGGTGATGTCTACGCGACATACAAGTTCATCTCGGAGGCGATCGGTCAATCCGTTCTCACACAGAGAAGGATCGCTGGTCTAATCTCAGAGCTAGATATGCTGGGTATAATCCACGCCAGGGTGAAATCCTTCGGAAGAGCCGGTCGTACCAAGGAAATTGAGCTTAGCACACCTAAGGAAATAATCTCGATGATCAAGAACGATGAGATCTTCAAGGGATTTGAAGCTGTCAAGCCCAAGAAGCAGACGACTCTGATGTGA